From Solea senegalensis isolate Sse05_10M linkage group LG16, IFAPA_SoseM_1, whole genome shotgun sequence:
GTTAACTCTCAAACCCAACCGTATTATATGCATGATCTTCAAAGGGAGATAAAAGCAGCCCTGTTGTCATGGAACTACAGATGTTGAGAACAATTAAAATGTCGAACATGACAACCAAGCAAAATTCCTCTGCTGATGAGGACGTTTTTGACAAGGTCTAAAGCCCTAGCACAAAGCAAGTAAGGAGACCGTGAGGGGTGATTATTTTGTCAACTGCCATTTCCAGGGAACCGAATAAAGTGCCAAGCTAGCAGATTGTTAGAAATGCACGCACGTCTCCCAAATATAACGGCAAAGCTAAAGTGATAAGTCTGCAGCATGCTACATGTCCTTTTTGCCTTTCTTATGAGAGTTTTTCCTCCATTCCTTTTCTAAATAACAAACGCACAGAAGGTAGAGTAGGTAAGTAAGTAACTTACGATGAGCTGCTTGAGGCCCGCGAACGACTGCTCCACAGAGTTGGCGGTGAGGACTTGACGCTTCGTGGCTGCCTGCTCTCCGAGGAAACGAAGCATGAGGTCTTTCACAGCATCCCCCTGCGTCATAAAACATTACAACTCAACGTACTGCAAAAAGGACACAATAGAATACAGAAATACAGAGTTGTCACGCTGGTATTGACACTGTATCAGGTCATGACTTGACTGGGTGACAGAGTCATTGAATCAAGTGCTGATTTACTACAATTTGCACATCACGTCTTGGACTTGCGCTTCAAACTCTGCTGTTGCACGGGACCACATCACCCCTGATGTGTGCCCTCTCAACTATTGTCGTCCATGCATGGAGGTCAGCTAGTTAGTCCAAAGGTCAAATGCAAGAATGGCTGATCATTTTAACGGTTTCATTTGTTTCTATGCACGTAATAATTTTGCCTTCTCATTTCATTGACCTAGTCTGGTTGAAAGCAACACTAACAAGAAGAGCTACTGTTTAAAttaagttttcttttaaaatctcattattattttattgtaaagacAATAACTAGCCTTGCATCAAACTTGGCAAAATCCAGCCTGCGTAAAATACTATCTTTAATCCAGCTTCAGAGTGGATCTAATTTGTTTGTTGAAAAAAGGCAGTTAGTGGGGGAAAAAACCACCAAGATGACAGAAAATCCgtgatttttattcatttattcaagcAGCCATTCAAACACATCCAAATGggataatgaaaacaatctgAGCTGGGAGGTGGACATACGCCATAAGATTCAATGGAACAAAGAAGCAAATTGATGCTTCATCAAGGTTGTTATTACAGACAAATGTTACTGTTAAGCTTGGAGATGTTTGTGATTCTGAGTGTAGAAGGACCACAGACAGAGAATGAAGTGTGTagctactgtatgtttacaGATAACTGTTACCACACTATTGTgccagagaaagaggaaaactgCTTACTAAAAAGAACACAAACCACTGCCTTTCTGTTCCAGACAAAAGAAGACAGATAATTCAGATTAGTTAAGTAAATCAAGACCTTCTGGTGAAGCCTATGAGAGATTATGTTTGTGCAATATtgcaaaaatgtgtgaaatgtgcgCAAACAAGACACAGAATGTGCTCGGTCTGCAAAAACTCTGAGGAACGATAGGATTGTTTCATCAAGCAAAATTGGAAAATATTCTGAGGTTAGGCCCTTTCAAGTGGAAAGGGCTGGTTTCCTGCACTGAAATTGTGACACAAGCATTCACTGCAGAGGTTTGACGCAGGTGAAACCTTTTGAACtcacattattttacattttgttttacattttgcattattttaacatttttacctctgaaaaaacactgtattacAAGCAACTCATGTAAAAATGTCTCTATTTATAAATGTTAGACAggatattttataaatattacacattaaACCTAACTGCATGTGTCACGTGACTATTTTGGTTCAGCTGAGATCAAGTGATTGCTTTGTCGGCAGTAAAAGTTTAATCAGCTTAAAGGGTACTGACATGCTGAAGGAGAACGACGTCCTCTTAGGGCTTTGTAAAGTATTTTACTGATTGTCCTACCTGCAGGTTGTCAAACTTGAGTCCAGGCATGGTGAGTTTGTTGCTCTCTACGTAGGATGGGCTGTACTGCTGAGTGGCTACCGAGATCAACACCTTCCTGGTGTCATCTGATGGCAGCCAGGCATCATGACGCCTGTCAACCTCACTCAGACTCAGCGCTGTTGCAAACGGGTCATCGTTGCCAGAAAATACAGCTTGGAGCTGGTTGAACGGCTGTGGCCGAGTGACTGGGGATGAGGTGGGGGCTTGAGCTGGAGCCGAGACTATTTGAGGTGGGGGCGGTTGAGCCTCGGTGGTAGTTTCAGTAGAAGCAGAGATAAAAAATGTAGTAAGTTTGGGACTGCCTGAGTCCAAGGGCCCTGCAGCAGAGGAAATGGATGAGGATGTGGACGAGAGCTGGCGATCAGGAGTAGGGGCCATGGGTACAGGGCTGGTGCCAGGGGGAATTTCTGCATTGGGGTTGGAAACAGAGATAAAGGAGGAGGGGGCAGTAAAGGAATCAAAGAAGTCAGAAGCTGGATTGGCCTGTCCATTGTCAGTGAAGAACTTACTGAGGCTGGGACTTGGCTGACACATGAGAGGAACTGTAAGCTTGCTGGGGGTCACTACCTCATCGCCTCCCCCACCACTCCCCATACTAAAGCTTGGGGACTTGATGAGGGTGGGCTGGAAGCCGTCAGGCACCAGAGACCTCGGCTGGGTGCCTTGGCTGAATATGGTGCACACTGGCACAGGCTCAGCTTTTTGGGGACTTGCTGTGGTTGCCTGAGGTGCGGTTTCATCACTTTTGAGATCAAATGGACTTTGTGCATCTCCTtcagttgaaaaacaaatgctgaCTTGTTCTTGTGTGTCTATCTGCTTTGTTGTGACCTCCTCTACATCCTCTTCAGAACTTCCTTTCTCCTGTGCCTCCACTGAAACGTTAATATCTGATGTAATCTGCCCAGTTTCACCAGGTTCCTCCTGGTCTCCCGAAGTCTCTCCTGTgttctcatcctcctctccatctaGAAAAGAGTCAATTGGAGCCACATCATTCTCCTCGCTGTTATTAGGCGAGTCAGAAATCAAGACACTCTCCATCATATGGTCATTGAGCTTGTCCAGCAGGCTCTCTGAGGGTGTAGCACTGCTGTCCTCCTGAGGAGTGGCAAACTCCCCACCCAGGTCGATGCTGTCTTCCTGGCACAGAACATTATCTCTGGAGGGGGTCTGGCTGAAGGACGGCTCCAGGGGGTCTGGAGCAGCCTGACTTACATCCTCCACTGTGATGTCCAAGGTGACTGGCCGCTGAGCTGGAGCCTCTTCGCTATCCATCCTTCTGCTcttggaaataaaaacacaacaataagtGCTTCCATGCTGTCATTATAAAAGTTATAATCTCAGGTCAGATTCAAGTGCCCTGGTCCTGGAATAAGCTTCAGTCCAAAAATCAAAGTTAAAATccttttgattattttgaacTTAGTATAAATGAAGTAGTCACTACAAGCTGTTTAATTGTTTGATACTTGTAAGCGTAAATATTTCTGTCTTTCGCTAACTTCTATACGTCTCCACTAATTATGTGTCCTTGCTGGGATCAAAGCAGGAATTGCCAATATTCATCAGTGCCAACCTCCACACATTTATAAGTCAATATGTAATTCATAGTTCCATCTAGAAGAATTCATCATTTGACCTACGTTTTAATTTATTGTCGTGGTAGACAAATGATTTGTACAGTCTGTTGCTGCTTACTGACCCTGTGCTGATTGAATACTTGTAAAAGAGCTTCAAATGTTAATTTGACTTCCATGTGAAGTATCATTCCAAGTATCATCAACGATGACTTACATAGCTCCATACAACATCAGTCTTAGTCACTTCCTGTTATCattgtaatcacacacacatcatcatgtTTTGAAACCCCTTATTGCTGCTACCGACCTTCAACTGTAAATACATATTCAGCTCTGCTCGGTTCACTTCAGGCGTAGTTTTGTAACAAAGGAGCCGTTGTAATTAGTAGCACGGGTGCTATCTGTTTGGTGCTATCTTGCTACATTAGCCGGTGGGCTATCATTAGCCAAGTCAGCTAAACAGCTGTTTGCAAACGTTAAGTACGTAATTCGCTGACCGCGCTTTAGAAGCACGCAGCATACAACATGTGTTATTCACATCGTCACGCAGTGACAGACGACAAACACAATCGCAAAcgtaacgtaatgtaatgtttatgttGTCTTACCTTGCTGCTGACTGACAGCTAGGGCTTCCACAAGGAAATCTTCAAGTACGGTGCGCCACAGAGGACAAACCTCATACAGCCCTGGTTTTTGGTATTCCTAATTTCTTCTACGTAGTTTAAATTGCGTAGGCAACGTTACTTGACCACCGTTACGCATTTCTGCCGCACGATTCCTTTTTAGCCATTTTTGAAATCGCGGAAGTGCTactactgtgttgtgttttgcacAGATCGACAGAAGtaatcatgttttaaatgttgtcatcgTAAGGCGACGCTTTTATAAGGATACGGACAAGCGTTACCTCTCCCAACGAACATAAAATGGAGGACGACGCACCTGTTATTTATGGGCTCGAATTCCAGGTAAACCTTTCAAACTACGCCATATCCCTGGCTgatagctaacg
This genomic window contains:
- the trappc12 gene encoding trafficking protein particle complex subunit 12, with the protein product MDSEEAPAQRPVTLDITVEDVSQAAPDPLEPSFSQTPSRDNVLCQEDSIDLGGEFATPQEDSSATPSESLLDKLNDHMMESVLISDSPNNSEENDVAPIDSFLDGEEDENTGETSGDQEEPGETGQITSDINVSVEAQEKGSSEEDVEEVTTKQIDTQEQVSICFSTEGDAQSPFDLKSDETAPQATTASPQKAEPVPVCTIFSQGTQPRSLVPDGFQPTLIKSPSFSMGSGGGGDEVVTPSKLTVPLMCQPSPSLSKFFTDNGQANPASDFFDSFTAPSSFISVSNPNAEIPPGTSPVPMAPTPDRQLSSTSSSISSAAGPLDSGSPKLTTFFISASTETTTEAQPPPPQIVSAPAQAPTSSPVTRPQPFNQLQAVFSGNDDPFATALSLSEVDRRHDAWLPSDDTRKVLISVATQQYSPSYVESNKLTMPGLKFDNLQGDAVKDLMLRFLGEQAATKRQVLTANSVEQSFAGLKQLITSKNWRAAVDLTGRMLTAHGQGYGKAGQATSHTTDSLQLWFVRLALLTKLNLFQNAELEFEPFGDLDHPDLFYEYYPTVYPGRRGSMVPFSMRLLHTELPQYLAKPQEALDRLHTLKTVCLAILENLEKGLAEDGTMITLTQENKQASLKLWQSRVSRVMFSMANCLLLMKDYVLAVDTYHSIIQYEPHQRVQLLSGIGRIFLQIGDVKTAERYFQDVEKSCQMKGSQSSHTTCMLMNRAFVHLSQNNYAEAHASFAEVLQIDPKNPVANNNAAVCLLYLGRLKESLGQLEGLVQQDPALYLHESVLFNLTTMYELESSRSTQKKQALLEAVACREGDSFNTQCLKLV